One window of the Actinomycetota bacterium genome contains the following:
- a CDS encoding PhoH family protein, with protein MVALLGQQDTFLKLVEAAFASEILVRGNEITISGPEREAEKVGTLFEELIELLDKGHELTPSSVGQTIELIKGEEAKPTEVLGDVVLTRRGKGIAPKTLGQKRFVDAVRRNTVTFAIGPAGTGKTYLAVAIAVKALQEREVSRIILTRPAVEAGERLGYLPGTLYEKIDPYMRPLYDALFEFTGADSLPRLMERGTVEVAPLAYMRGRTLNDAFIILDEAQNTTPEQMKMFLTRIGFGAKAVVNGDTTQVDLPAGSRSGLQVIEEILTDIEGIEFCHLGARDVVRHKIVQDIVEAYRRFGERRERAAR; from the coding sequence ATGGTCGCCCTCCTCGGCCAGCAGGACACCTTCCTCAAGCTCGTCGAGGCCGCGTTCGCCTCCGAGATCCTCGTTCGCGGCAACGAGATAACGATCAGCGGTCCCGAGCGGGAGGCCGAGAAGGTCGGGACCCTGTTCGAGGAGCTGATCGAGTTGCTCGACAAAGGTCACGAGTTGACGCCCTCCTCGGTCGGACAGACGATCGAGTTGATCAAGGGCGAGGAGGCCAAGCCCACCGAGGTCCTCGGCGACGTGGTCCTCACCCGTCGCGGCAAGGGCATCGCGCCCAAGACTCTCGGGCAGAAGCGCTTCGTCGACGCGGTCCGGCGCAACACCGTCACGTTCGCGATCGGTCCCGCCGGAACGGGCAAGACCTACCTCGCGGTCGCGATCGCCGTGAAGGCCCTGCAGGAGCGCGAGGTCTCACGGATCATCCTCACCCGGCCCGCCGTCGAGGCCGGCGAGCGGCTCGGCTACCTGCCCGGCACGCTCTACGAGAAGATCGATCCGTACATGCGTCCGCTCTACGACGCGCTGTTCGAGTTCACCGGGGCCGACTCCCTCCCACGGTTGATGGAGCGCGGGACCGTCGAGGTGGCACCGCTGGCCTATATGCGCGGACGGACGCTCAACGATGCGTTCATCATCCTCGACGAGGCGCAGAACACGACGCCCGAGCAGATGAAGATGTTCCTCACGCGGATCGGATTCGGGGCGAAGGCCGTCGTGAACGGCGACACCACCCAGGTCGACCTGCCGGCGGGCAGCCGCTCGGGTCTGCAGGTGATCGAGGAGATCCTCACCGACATCGAGGGGATCGAGTTCTGCCATCTCGGTGCGCGCGACGTGGTGCGCCACAAGATCGTGCAGGACATCGTCGAGGCCTACCGTCGCTTCGGCGAGCGGCGGGAACGGGCAGCTCGATGA
- the ybeY gene encoding rRNA maturation RNase YbeY has protein sequence MNDAGHPPSPDPATAGPHILLDDRQDLPVDSDDLRALALACLRGEGVQRGELSISLVADDEIAELHERFMGEPGPTDVLSFGFDDEDDRAPGGAPLLGDVVISPATAVRNAAEHGNDPTGEVRLLLAHGVLHLLGYTHDEEIDRASMWERQEGYSGVRTP, from the coding sequence ATGAACGACGCCGGCCATCCTCCGAGTCCCGATCCGGCGACGGCCGGACCTCACATCCTGCTCGACGACCGGCAGGACCTCCCCGTCGACAGCGATGATCTGCGGGCGCTCGCGCTCGCGTGCCTCCGGGGCGAAGGGGTGCAACGGGGCGAGCTGTCGATCTCGCTCGTCGCCGACGACGAGATCGCCGAGCTCCACGAGCGATTCATGGGCGAGCCCGGACCCACCGATGTGCTCTCGTTCGGGTTCGACGACGAAGACGATCGCGCACCGGGCGGCGCTCCGCTGCTGGGTGACGTCGTGATCTCCCCGGCGACCGCCGTCCGCAACGCCGCCGAGCACGGCAACGATCCGACCGGCGAGGTCCGTCTGCTGCTCGCACACGGGGTGCTCCACCTCCTCGGCTATACCCACGACGAGGAGATCGATCGCGCAAGCATGTGGGAACGGCAGGAGGGCTACAGCGGGGTGCGGACGCCGTGA
- a CDS encoding histidine triad nucleotide-binding protein, translating to MGELAVDSECLFCKIASREVPAEILHATETVVAFRDINPKAPTHILLIPKEHIASIAVVEERHGGMLADLMQAATHLARTERIDESGWRLLTNVGEGAGQSVFHLHFHLLGGRPLAPLG from the coding sequence ATGGGGGAACTCGCCGTCGATTCCGAGTGTCTGTTCTGCAAGATCGCCTCCCGCGAGGTGCCGGCCGAGATCTTGCACGCCACCGAAACCGTCGTGGCGTTCCGCGACATCAACCCGAAAGCACCGACGCACATCCTGCTGATCCCCAAGGAGCACATCGCGTCGATCGCGGTCGTCGAGGAGCGTCATGGCGGGATGCTCGCCGACCTGATGCAAGCCGCGACGCACCTCGCTCGCACCGAGCGGATCGACGAGTCGGGCTGGCGCTTGCTCACGAACGTGGGGGAGGGCGCCGGGCAGTCGGTGTTCCATCTGCACTTCCACCTGCTCGGCGGGCGTCCGCTCGCGCCGCTCGGGTGA